DNA from Mustela lutreola isolate mMusLut2 chromosome 6, mMusLut2.pri, whole genome shotgun sequence:
TACACTTCTCAtgatgggaaaataaaacaaaacaaacaaacaaacaaacaaacaaaccaaaccccTCAGtcaattaaaaacacacacttaGAGAAGTGggaaaatgagacaaagaagaaTAACATGCCAAGGTATAATTTAATGAGCGAAAAAAATAGGAGCATGTGAATGAATTTGCCATTAATAATAATGGCACCCCCCAGTTAAATATCATCAAAACACATATGAGAAGACTTTTTAACTAAGGGAATTTACTTATGGAGATGGAAGTTGAAACAGAATTGGAAAAACTCCCCCAGGTAGAGACGAAAGAAGGAAATGGCAGTGAACaatttgtttggaaaaaaaaaagaggggcgcctgggtggctcggtgggttaaggcctctgccttcggctcggtttaagatcttggggtcctgggatcaagccccacatcgggctctctgctcctcagagagcctgcttcctcctctctctctctgactgtctttctgcctacttgtgatctgtcaaataaatgaatgaaatctaaagaaaaagaaagaaaagaaaacaaagaaacaaataaggcATTGAAAGGTGAACGTGAGTTGTTATTAGTGTTAATTAATGCAAGCAGAATGTATTATGATGAGAAAAGACTACAAAGTTCTCACTTGAACCAAAGGCCATGGGAAACCAGGGACTCTATTCCTAAGACATGTTACAGAATGATCAGAATTGAGGAATTAGGGGCTGGAGCACTAGAACTAGGAAGCTGGTTAGGAAACAATATCATCCCAAGTATGAGAGAAGGAGCATGTAAGAAAGGAGAAAGTGTCGGTGGCCTAGACTCTTTAAACATCAACCTGATTTAGTGACTAACCAGGAATAATCATTGCCTCAACGCAGTGCCGTGAATTCACTGTGCCTCCTCTAGCTCTAAAGAGTCGGGTGATTACTAAGCAGAGAGCAGAAAGCGGTTCCTTGAGCCTGGTCCTAAAACTTACTTGTGCCACAGACCTACACCATGTGCATAAGTACCCTCCCGCCTTTAAGAAAATTTGAACATGCACTTCCCACATGCCATGCTAAGACAACCAGTGGATCGACTGATATGatttgttgattgattgattgggtAGTGCGGCTTAGAAAGAACTACTCACACAGGCTCCTGTCTGAGGTTTTGCCATCCTCAAGCATCAATCTATTGGTTTTTCTAAACCTGGGGTTTTGCCACTGTGGTTGGTGGGACCAACTTTGTGCAACAAACAAGCATCAGAAACCCAAGCATGAGTATTTCAAGAGACCCTCATAGGGAGACCATCCAGGGATGTGACTAAATGGTGACTGGGAATGAGTTTCCTGCTCCCTCATCTTCCTGGTACAGAACACAGATGACTTCTAGAGTCATGATCTGACTGTAACAAAAGTttggggagatggaaaataaataaatttcacattCCCTCAATTTATCCAGATCTCATTTTCAAACAAGCCACTGTCAAAGGTTTTTTGGACTCTTAATGGAAAGAAGAAATTAGAGTCTGCAAGTTCAATTGAGCAAAACAAACTCCTACTTCGAAGAGCTAGACAGATACTCATAGGCTATAGCACCTATTGTGGGAAAGTTTAAGTAGTCAATTTCAATAAGTTATTAACCAATAAGCATGGGAGAAGGATGCTGCAAACAAAGAAATTAAGTGAAAAGGTATTTAAACTATGAGGAATCTCTGTGCGCACTGGAGATATGCTCACCAGTCTATGACTTCTTTCCTACTATATTTGGATAGTCTGGGGAAACCTATAGTCACCTTCTCAATACGTAAAGCATACAGGGTAAGAAAGCAACATTAAAACTGTTATCCACgtgtatttcattaaaatatgtgcATATAATAATGTTTCATTAAGAGCATATATAACTAGAAGAAGCAGGTAGAATAATGAACGTCAATGTCAAGAGTTCAGAATAAATGTAAACTTTATTTCAACATATCTGCAATACTTAAGTGATGAGAAAGCATCTGTGCTTGCCACTTGCATGTAGCACGGCTGCACATTCCCAGTCCCCGGAGGTTTTTCAAAACCTCTGAAAAAGCCACATGCACTTGCAAAATCCATTGTGATTAGCAGCCTACACACACAATTGAAGGAAATGCTAAACAACATTTAtactttatgaaaataaaaacaaaatgtttcccCATCCAGGTTTGCAGACCCATAATGATCTGAAGGACTCAAATTTTTGCCAAAATTTTCCAGTAAAATTAAGTGGACTTCcctgaaataagaaataaaaataaaaagacctcaGTCCTGGGAACAAAACATCCAGATGAACCCATCTAGGACTCATTTATTTTGCCCGGACCACCTCAACTCCTGGAACTTTCTAGCCAAACACGGAGCCAAAAGAGAACTCTTTCTTTTATCGTTACTCTTTTCCTATTCCTTGCATATTCGGCAGAAATATTCCACAGCAAACCACGGGCCCCTGGAACCTCTCAACAATCTAGGGGATCTGGCAAGGAGGATGAATTATAAGCCATCAGAGGTGACGTTTACCTTGTTTTCTATTCCTTAGAATCAGGGTTGGAAATAATTATGCAGCTTTAGCGATGAATACCGTGAAGAGCCCCCCAAAGGAGGACTCCAGGTGATCACGGAAAAGAATTCAAGATTCTCCATTGCTTCACAATATACACAACTTCTAATATCTCAACCTCTAATTGGtgaagtattttctttctctagaccACACGTAAGCCAAGAGTACCTTTGATTGGCTAACTCTCAACAGCCGCTGCAAACCAATGGGAAAGGAAATCTTACCGAACAGCCAGACTTCAGAAACCCCTTCCCCAGACTACCTCGAGGattacattttcttctctaaaatgtcCGGACGCGGGAAGCAGGGCGGCAAGGCGCGCGCCAAGGCCAAGACGCGCTCGTCGCGGGCGGGTCTGCAGTTCCCGGTGGGCCGCGTGCACCGCCTGCTCCGCAAGGGCAACTACTCGGAGCGGGTCGGGGCCGGCGCGCCCGTGTACCTGGCGGCCGTGCTCGAGTACCTGACGGCCGAGATCCTGGAGCTGGCGGGCAACGCGGCGCGCGACAACAAGAAGACGCGCATCATCCCGCGCCACCTGCAGCTGGCCATCCGCAACGACGAGGAGCTCAACAAGCTGCTGGGCCGCGTCACCATCGCGCAGGGCGGCGTGCTGCCCAACATCCAGGCCGTGCTGCTGCCCAAGAAGACCGAGAGCCACCACAAGGCCAAGGGAAAGTGAAGGCTTTCAACAGTTATTTCTTCCCAAAGGCTCTTTTCAGAGCCACCAAATTGCTCCTAGGAGAACTGTGACCCGAAATGGCTAAAATCCAGCTATTTCCGGCCAAGCTGCCCGGTGCGcgctaaaaaaaaaagacccgtCGCTTTCAGTGAAAGCCAATCAGACTCCGgcggaaaaatttaaaaaacctcgGGAGACTGCGAACGTGCAAACGTGCTACATGCCGAGAGAACAGGACAGGTGAATTTTCAAAGTAAACTTACTTACTAGTTAGTTACTAAGCTCTTTTGCCTGATAGAAGTGGGTGGCTCTGAAAAGAGCCTTTGAGATTTCCAAAGCAGGACATCCCGCTACgattttttacttcttcttaGGCGCCGCCTTCTTTCCCTTTGTCGCCTTGGGCTTGGCGGTTTTAGGCTTGGCCGCCTTGGGCTTCGGGGTTTTGGCCTTGGCTGGGCTCTTGGCCGCCTTCTTGGGCTTGGCAGCCTTAGCCTTCTTCGGACTCTTGGCCACTTTCTTGGCGACAGCCGCCGCCGCGGGCTTCTTCGCCTTCTTTGGGGTCTTCTTGGCGCTCTTCTTGGGGGCGCTGGCCCCCGCGGCCTTCTTGGGCTTCTTGGCCGCCCCGGCCGCCTTCTTGGGCTTGGCCGCGCCCGCCTTCTTGGCCTTGGGCTTGGCCTCGCCGGAGGCCGCCTTCTTGTTGAGCTTGAAGGAGCCCGAGGCGCCGGTGCCCTTGGTCTGCACCAGGGTGCCCTTGCTCACCAGGCTCTTGAGGCCCAGCTTGATGCGGCTGTTGTTCTTCTCCACGTCGTAGCCGGCGGCCGCCAGCGCCTTCTTGAGCGCCGCCAGGGACACGCCGCTGCGCTCCTTGGACGCGGCGACGGCTTTGGTGATGAGCTCGGACACCGGGGGCCCGGACGCCTTGCGCTTGGCGGCAGCAACACCCGTTTTCTTCGCCTTTTTCTTGACAGGTGTTTTCTCTGCAGGTGCGGGAGCAGCAGGAGCGGCAGGCGCGGTCTCCGACATTTTTCTGCTTTGCCAACAAAGACAAAAAGTACGCTCAAACTGTCAGAACGGCGTGGCCGGGAGCCCGGCGGCCGCGGCTTTATATAGAGAGCGGCTGAGTGGTGATTGGTCGCCTGGGCCGTGCGCCGCGCTGCTCAGAAGGGCTCCTCGGCTCTGCAGTGTGGCTGTGTTTCTTTCCCCtcgaaaaagaagaaaaatgtaagaaatccGGGCATGAAATAATTAGAGATTTGGGGGAAATGGATCCAAGAGTCTTCGGGCTTCATTCCTGCCTTATTTGCTATACGTAGTTTCAAAACCAGTACCCTGAAACTTTGCCGATTCCCCCAACTCTCTTTAAGACCTCGGTCACATTGAGACAACTTTcagattttccttaaaaatactatttctctctctttcctttgcacGTCTGTCTCTCAGGACATTGTTCTGcacattcttttctttgtagGTTTATATAAATAAGCTCATTTTTACTCAACTATACAAGGGAAGACGCTTTTTTCGCAAGAGCAATAGCACAGCTCTGCTCTAGTTGTTTGCACGAAGCCTTGGGGATTGGCCCTGGGATAGAAAATTCTACGGACAAGATggataactatttttttaatagattcatTTTTAAGTATTACAGTGACCTGTGTGTAGACTGTGTTTGATCCCCGTGTTTAGGAAATTTAAACTtttgaggaagggggaggaggagcaaggaagttcCATTCCTTTTTCACATAAAAAGTTCTAAATGGCAACTTTCCTAAAATAGTGGTAGAATAAATTTGTCAGACCTGGAACTGGCACTAGAGATCAACCACCAAATCTACAAGGAGGGAAAGTGAATTATGAAGCCTTAGAATGGTACTTCTACCTCATTTTACTAGTTAGGAGCTGAAAAACACAAACTCATGTATTTAAAACCCATCTCCTTATAACTGGAAATTACTTAGTGACACCCTGTCCATAAGATATGTTCCCCCCAATACTTAGCATAGAATTTTGTATATATatcctgtatttaaaaattatatttcaagtaCAGATTTTATTTGGCTCTTTTCCAACATTGCCAGTAGGGACAcaagattagaaagaaaaatttattcttctcatttatatCACTCTTTCTGAATTCTCATAATGTTCCCTGGGCTTTCTACTAACAGAATATGAACTAGGCTGTCACAACCTCAATTATTTGGCTAAATGTTTCCAcctaagaaatagaacaaacatttctcagccAACGTGACCCACTTTACTGCATTCCTGTTGGTTTGCAACACAACAGACCTAATGAAATTAGGTAAGTGTTGAATAATGAAGCAAAAATTTAATGCTATCTTCTAAATAAATTGAACTCTATGCTTGTTAAGACAAATAAACAAGAACAGTGTTTTGGTGTTAGCTCTCTTCTAACAAATACCCCTATTTCCAAAAATTTTGGTGTACTGGCTTACATTCCATGATAACTtaagaattttttcaaataaatccaAGATAGGATCATCAATTTTGAAAATGTCATCTCTCAATGCTTAACTAATTCCACAAAAGTCCTTTGGCCTGGTTGTAAATAGTCATTTATTGATGGGCATGGACTGAAACGAGGCCTCTGGGACTCGAGTTCATGTTAAAAGCCAAACATGCATTTGTGTATAGACAGAACACATACAGGATTGGCTCTGTGGCACAGAATTCTCCCTAAGCAGGCGTTTCATGTGTGTCTACGAAGGGCTGTTTGTCTTCCTTGGTGGCATCAGTGTCAACAGCAGTGGTCCCAGACATTGCAAAAGCCCTATCCCTTTTCAGAGCAGAGGCTAGTATTAACCAGACCTAAAGATAGAGTTAAAACTCAGATTTCTGAAACTTTACAGTGTTGGTCATCATTGTAGTCAAAACATCAGTTTTTGAAAAGTCCCCAATTGAACAATTCCCCAATTGAAAACGATTGGAGAATTGTTCCCCAAGTTAAGGTAGGTGACACCTCCCACAGCAGATGCCACTGTTCCATTCTTGTACAGCTCTTACTGGTTTCTAGGGCTATGGAGGTTTCAATAAGTGAGAAGAACTTGGTGCTATTTCCTTCACTGTAGGTGATTTCTGCCCTTCCTGGAGGGCAATAATTGAGACTTGATTCCACCTGAAAAGTTCTTCCCCACATGTTTGTAGAAGGATGGGGTTTAGCTACGTATACTCAAGGCTATGGCCTGAGACCCAGGTATTTATCCTAAGTGTAACATAAACAAGATTGTGGAAAGCTGGCTTGTCCTAAGGGACTGTGAACTTGATAGGCTCCACCTATTACTTTGGTTAGCACAAAAAAAGTAGTGTTCCTTACTTGTGAAGCCTCAGTCTGTATATATCTTAAGATAATTGATTTTGCATTGGACTGAAACTTCtaccatttattttatagatgtagaaataacagaaaaaccACAGTTGGATGAGTGATGGATAGTTCATTCAGGAACTTACGTTCTCCCAATTTTGCTGTCCACCTCCCTCTCATCCCAGTAAACCACTGTGAGAGATCTGGGTAGCACAGGCCAGTCGGTGGCGGCTGTACTTACATGTACCAAAATTCAGTAATTTCAAAAGCTTAAGGACAAAAGTGActgtaaataaatatcaaatgtaTACCAAAAAGAGTGAAGACAACTTAAGGGCTCTACAGCAGAGAGAGCACTGTGTTAGAATCACACATGTTTGGGAGGGTCATGAGAAAACGCATCTATTTTAATTTCCTCCTATCAGATGGTCTCATCTGAGACCCACATGAAACTCCAAGGAGAACTagaactcattttattttctgtgaaggACAATACTGACACAAACTTCCAAATTCGATTTTGTATATCCTATATGATCATCTTTGTAAATCTGATATTTGTACATTGATCTTTGCATGTACTAGACCCTAagttgtagaatgaatgaatgaattggtgACTCTTCTTTGGTGCATGGGAGATCACTGCATCTTCAGTCTGCACGTAACTGTAACTAAGCTAAATTTCAAACAGTATCTGACTAAGGAAAATTCATAATCTCCTGACTGCCTATACTATAAGTACCAGcagagaaggatttttttttaattaccttttatACTAGACAGAAGGGAGGCACTTAATATGAATGTACGGAATGAGAAAATACTGGCATTTGCATATAATAATAAGCATATCTATGTACAGAACATTAATTCTGTGACTCTTTGCACTTGGACAGTATTTCAGCTTATTAGCATCTATATTATAAATGCTGTTGATCTGCAAACTTTTACACAGCATGATACATCATCAATGTTTTGCTGACATAGATCAGTGGTAGGTGACAAGATCATAAGACCAGAATCAGAAGACCCCAGCTCTACCCCAACAATACCACTTATTAAAACAAGATTGGGTCTCTGAGCCTGGAATTCTTCATCTCTACAATGCAAATGGTGCTTTAAATTTTGGGAGCAAAGTGTGGAAATTCAATTAACATTTCCTCCCCTTCCTAGAGTTTCCTTTTTATCAGGAATGCTGAAAACCACCAAAGTATATATGTTCTGCCAAAGGGGAATATTCCCTGATCTGCCCAATTTAAGTAAGTGTTATTAAAATTGTAAGCATtaatacttgcttttttttttttaccttcactCTGCTATCCCTCGCTTTTATGGACAACCGTAACGTCACTGCCTCCTTTTTTAATATACATGATTTAAAAAGAGGTGAAGAGATTTATACAATATCATTGATCTTAGAAACCCCACAGGCACAGGACAAGTCGCAGAAACCAGCGATTCCAGCCTCTGCAAGGACAGCGGAGTCAGATGCGGTCCCcattccccgcccctcccctcgctTAGCCCCGGCCCCGCCCAGGAAAGTGGGAGGAGGCGAAGGGGAGGGCTCGTTCCCGCCTCCAGCGTTTCAGTTTCCTAAAAGGTCCGCGGGACTGGTATATAAAGTGCTGCAGGGAGAGCGTCGGTATTGCAGAGTGACAGTCACTTGCAGCTTATCATGTCTGGTCGCGGCAAAGGCGGGAAGGGCCTGGGCAAGGGCGGCGCCAAGCGCCACCGCAAGGTGCTGCGCGACAACATCCAGGGCATCACCAAGCCCGCCATCCGGCGGCTGGCCCGGCGCGGCGGCGTCAAGCGCATCTCCGGCCTCATCTACGAGGAGACCCGCGGGGTGCTCAAGGTGTTCCTGGAGAACGTGATCCGCGACGCCGTCACCTACACGGAGCACGCCAAGCGCAAGACGGTCACGGCCATGGACGTGGTCTACGCGCTCAAGCGCCAGGGCCGCACCCTCTACGGCTTCGGGGGCTAAGCTTGGCTGCAGCTCCCGGAGCAACAGCCTCGCTGCCTTCCCCAACAAAGGTCCTTCtcaggaccaaccacttggtcaCAAGAAGAGCTGTTCCGGGAAGACTTGTATCACTCGCTACTTCTCCGGTGTTTCTTATTTTGGACTCTAAACACGTGTCTTGTCCTTGGGTTTGTGGAGGCAGCTCCACAGCCATTGGCAGTTGGTGCCCAGAGATGGCCACGTTCAGCGAAACCCAGGCAGGAGAGGTGAGGCTTGTAGCCTCcaggcctgcctgcctgcctccctcctcaaCTGTTCTGGCCTTTCCACCTAggacctcctccctcccttcttcccaccaGGCTGGCAGAAGAGGTGGTCTTTAAGCTCTGCTCATTTTGTAACTTTCAGAATCTGCCCTCCCTACCTGAAGACGGCTTTGGGCCACTGGATGCTGGAGAAAATGAGCCCTTAAGACCTCCATCAATTACTACGTCCTTACGGTGTTAAACCTCCAAGTAATCTGGAGTATCCACATCTTAGTCATTCTTCATGATTATATGACTTTTGCACCATTAACTAAAAATACCCTTTCCAGTGACCTAATCGGCAAATCCAAAATAACACTAAACATCTCTGCTCTGACCGACCCTGTGCATCCCTCCTCCCTTTGCATTCTCTTCACAGGGTTGTGCGGTGCCTTTCTTCCTGACCCAGATTCTCCATGACACTTACTTTGCTTTGGGGGCCCAATTCCTCCCAATGAACAAACTTGTGCCCTCTTCCCATCAGTCTGAAGATCCTCCCTGAGTCATCTCTTCCAGACTCTTCCATATGTGGTGGGACATCCAGGCACTGAGGAAGGAGCTGTGTATCAACTGAAAGGTGTCCCAAGAGGCCATCCCAACCTACTGCtctttgttcaacatagtgtaTAAGCTCTTAGGCCTAACCACTTTTGGGGGCTTCATTTGCCTGTGAAGACCCCCACCAGCACATAGAAGTATTCAGTACCACGTGTAAGCTTTTCTCTTGTTAAACTGTTTTATGTCAGCTTCATTCTCAGGCTCAGCCAGACACCCGGAAAGGGTAGAGCGACATTCTTCCTCTTGCACATGGCCTCCCAGCCTGAGCCTCTCTACTCTTCTGTGAACCACAGGTTCCTGCCAGATCTTCGCCTGtatcccccactcccagcccccgccccccaccatccCTCCACCTGCTGCAGAGACTTCAGTGATGTGCACATTTCATTACCCCATCTAGGcaaaaccacaaaaaataaaaagccttcacTGGTTCTCCTAACACCTGCAGAAGGGAAGAAAGGCTCTTATGGAAAAGCAAATGACTTTGGAAAGATAAATGGGCCCCAAAAGGATAGATGGCAGATATTAATGTTTTTGGCAAAGTCTGTCGAGGTGTGGTACCGACCTCTCATTTCTGGCAAGAGACAAGTGTCGCTCCCTAGGACAGGATGTATGACAACATCCCTTATTTTTCAGaggatctgcttttttttttttttttagattttcatttatttatttatttgacagacagattacaaataggcagagagaggggaggaaacaggctccctgctgagcagagagcctgatgtggggctcgatcccaggacattcaAATGCCTTGAGCACAAAGTTAACCCATAAGGTCGCATAGCGTGGGGTGGCAGatccccatccccttccctcaTTTAAGTTTCCTGCTGGAAAACTTCACCTGATTATCCAGGCAAAATCAGTGCCTAGGACTTCCTGACGTTCCAACACATGTGCTCCACACATGTACCTAACCCAGCTTCATAGTTTCCTATCCGGCTAAATAGCTGCCACACACTTATACAGCTCTCCAGATGTCTTGAAGGCGTGGACAGTATCTTCATTTTGACATTCTCAGGACCCAGGTAATGACCAGCACCTACTActcacttagtaaatatttgtgcaATGACTAAATGATTCAGTGGAATGGATAAGCTATCAGAGGCCACAAGTAAACTTTTATATGAATTCCTCTCCTTTAATAATTTTATCTGCTCCCCTGGAGCTTTTTCCTCTCACAATTTTCCTTGACACAAATGTCGGGCTTGTGGCTACAAAGGGCTATTGCAGACTTTTAGATACAGATTGTAAACCCTCAATtcgtaataaaaataatttaatgattcCCAATCTGGATGTCTAAAATAAAGATTCCTCCTGTTTCCTGTTCTCACAGGTCTTTATTTTAATGTCCACCTTTCAAAGAGGATAATTTTACCCAAAATTTTCTCACAAAAATGCCACTGTCATAGGCTCCTATGTAATCAAAGTGAGCCTGATTTCTATCACTATTTAATGAAATAGTCATATGTTGCGATAGAATTCCTAAGCTTTACTTTTCTTGCATGGGTtataagagaaagaatataaaagagGGATTAGCAGcaatttggtgggggggggggggtccatatCTGGTTTAAGTATGATGCCAAAGAAActatttcttggggtgcctgggtggctcagttgggtgggTGTCCAATTTTttatctcagctcgggtcttgagcTCAGgatcatgggttcaagccccatgttgggttccatgctgggtgtgcagcctacttgaaaaaaacaaaacaaaaaatatttctttagtcCTATAACTAGGGTTGATCTTTTCTACAATGTATGAATTGCATTTACTTTCCTAAACTACAATGTATTTCCTAAAATACAGTGTATTCACTTTCCTAAAAATGTATGGTATTATGTTTTTAGCATATTCACTGATACAGTATGAAAAATAGTTATTGCAACAGAGATATTATGAAAATACTTAATCATCCAAGTTAATCCAAATGAACTTACTGTGAGTCAAAATGGTACATTTATTCAGATTTATTAACTGCCCTTCTGAATACAAGTTTAACGTTCTGATTTACCTGCCTCTgttgtgggaaacaaaggcagaagaaaaatgatatttccttactacctacggCCCTTTCACAAGTTCttcaaacaggcagagtgaccttcctttttaggaactcagctgcctcaatATTAATACTTtactaagggcaaaaggcaatcatAGCCTGACCTCCAGGATCTTGCAAGTccactttaacatataaaaatttctttggaaaccTCCTTTATCtctacttcccccaccccaagatACACGTTGGCAATCATCCTCTAAGCATATGACCcgctgatatacatctgaagagtctcatgactgagtttttactgtttcctaacaatagctaggtCTTGGAAACTCAAGACTtacgctatccctaaccccctcccgaCATGAACCTATGTAAAGAGCCACTCCTCGCAACCCTGGCGcagttctttctgcccacaggtcctctTCCTATGCTCTAAGAGAATCACtgtttcgggctctctgctcggcaggcaacctgcttcctcctctctctctgcctgcttctctgcctacttgtcatctctgtctgtcaaatgaataaacaaaatctttaaaaaaaaaatcactggttttgcaccaaagatatctcaagaactctttcttggCCATCTGCTTCAAGCCCTAATCTTTCCTACATCATATCCATTGatgtggactttttaaaaaatagtataatataatataaagaaaagatcAAAACACCATCtcatataataaatgaaaatatcacGTCATAACATTTTAGTTTCAAGTATatatggtttggtttggtttggtcttTTACTGCAGAACTTGTAGGACAAAAAGTTTGTAAACTAGTGATCTATGTATTCTCTCCATCCAACCATTTGTGTGGTTGCCAGGTTAGAACGGACTTCACGTGCCCAGGCTTCCCAACAACGGTCTAGCCACCCTCACATCTAAAATGGAGCCATGTGGCCTGGCTCC
Protein-coding regions in this window:
- the LOC131833001 gene encoding histone H2A type 1-B — translated: MSGRGKQGGKARAKAKTRSSRAGLQFPVGRVHRLLRKGNYSERVGAGAPVYLAAVLEYLTAEILELAGNAARDNKKTRIIPRHLQLAIRNDEELNKLLGRVTIAQGGVLPNIQAVLLPKKTESHHKAKGK
- the LOC131832995 gene encoding histone H1.3, with translation MSETAPAAPAAPAPAEKTPVKKKAKKTGVAAAKRKASGPPVSELITKAVAASKERSGVSLAALKKALAAAGYDVEKNNSRIKLGLKSLVSKGTLVQTKGTGASGSFKLNKKAASGEAKPKAKKAGAAKPKKAAGAAKKPKKAAGASAPKKSAKKTPKKAKKPAAAAVAKKVAKSPKKAKAAKPKKAAKSPAKAKTPKPKAAKPKTAKPKATKGKKAAPKKK